The following are from one region of the Vulpes vulpes isolate BD-2025 chromosome 14, VulVul3, whole genome shotgun sequence genome:
- the CBFA2T2 gene encoding protein CBFA2T2 isoform X2 encodes MVGVPGAAAFQLGPEKRVPAMPGSPVEVKIQSRSSPPTMPPLPPINPGGPRPVSFTPTALSNGINHSPPTLNGAPSPPQRFSNGPASSTSSALTNQQLPATCGARQLSKLKRFLTTLQQFGNDISPEIGEKVRTLVLALVNSTVTIEEFHCKLQEATNFPLRPFVIPFLKANLPLLQRELLHCARAAKQTPSQYLAQHEHLLLNTSIASPADSSELLIEVHGNGKRPSPERREENSFERDTIPPEPPTKRVCTISPAPRHSPALTVPLMNPGGQFHPTPPPLQHYTLEDIATSHLYREPNKMLEHREVRDRHHNLSINGGYQDELVDHRLTEREWADEWKHLDHALNCIMEMVEKTRRSMAVLRRCQESDREELNYWKRRCNENTEMRKTGSDLVSRQHSPGSADSLSNDSQREFSSRPGTGYVPVEFWKKTEAVNKVKIQAMSEVQKAVAEAEQKAFEVIATERARMEQTIADVKRQAAEDAFLVINEQEESTENCWNCGRKASETCSGCNIARYCGSFCQHKDWERHHRLCGQNLHGQSPHSQSRPLLPGGRGSSARSTDCSVPSPALDKTSATTSRSSTPASVTAIDTNGL; translated from the exons ttgGTCCTGAGAAAAGAGTGCCAGCAATGCCTGGGTCGCCTGTGGAAGTGAAGATACAGTCAAGATCCTCACCTCCTACCATGCCACCCCTGCCACCAATAAATCCTGGAGGACCCAGGCCAGTGTCATTTACTCCTACAGCAT TAAGCAATGGCATCAACCATTCTCCTCCTACCCTGAATGGTGCCCCATCACCGCCACAGAGATTCAGCAATGGTCCTGCCTCTTCCACATCATCTGCACTAACAAATCAACAATTGCCAGCCACTTGTGGTGCTCGGCAGCTCAGCAAATTGAAACGCTTCCTTACCACTCTGCAACAGTTCGGCAATGACATCTCACCTGAGATTGGGGAGAAGGTGCGGACTCTTGTTCTAGCACTGGTG aaCTCAACGGTAACAATTGAAGAATTCCATTGCAAGCTTCAAGAGGCTACAAACTTTCCTCTTCGTCCTTTTGTGATTCCATTCCTCAAG GCCAATCTGCCCCTGCTGCAGCGGGAACTGCTGCACTGCGCTCGAGCCGCCAAACAGACCCCATCCCAGTACCTGGCTCAGCACGAACACCTTCTGCTCAACACAAGTATTGCATCGCCTGCTGACTCTTCAGAACTTCTCATAGAAGTTCATGGAAATGGAAAGAGGCCCAGTCCAGAGAG AAGGGAAGAGAACAGTTTTGAAAGAGATACAATTCCTCCTGAGCCTCCCACCAAGAGAGTGTGCACCATCAGCCCTGCTCCTCGACATAGTCCTGCCCTCACTGTACCCCTCATGAATCCTGGGGGCCAGTTCCATCCTACTCCTCCACCTCTTCAACACTACACCTTAGAAGATATTGCAACTTCACATCTGTATCGTGAACCCAACAAGATGCTAGAACATCGTGAAGTTCGTGATAGACACCACAATCTTA GTATAAATGGAGGCTATCAAGATGAGTTGGTAGACCACCGGTTGACCGAAAGGGAGTGGGCAGATGAATGGAAACATCTTGATCAT GCTCTGAATTGCATTATGGAAATGGTAGAGAAGACAAGGCGCTCCATGGCAGTTCTGCGGCGCTGTCAGGAATCTGATCGTGAAGAACTCAACTACTGGAAAAGAAGATGTAACGAAAACACAGAGATGAGGAAGACAGGGAGTGATTTGGTCTCCAGGCAGCACAGTCCCGGGAGTGCAGATTCTCTCAGCAATG ATTCACAGCGAGAATTCAGCAGTAGACCAGGAACAGGATATGTACCTGTGGAGTTTTGGAAAAAAACTG AAGCTGTGAATAAGGTGAAAATTCAGGCCATGTCAGAAGTACAGAAAGCTGTTGCTGAGGCAGAGCAAAAAGCCTTCGAAGTGATTGCAACAGAGAGAGCTCGGATGGAGCAAACTATAGCAGACGTCAAACGGCAGGCGGCAGAGGATGCCTTCCTCGTCATAAATGAGCAAGAAGAGTCAACAGAG AACTGCTGGAACTGTGGCCGTAAAGCCAGTGAGACCTGCAGTGGCTGCAATATTGCACGATACTGTGGGTCTTTCTGCCAGCACAAGGACTGGGAGCGGCACCACCGCCTTTGTGGCCAGAACCTGCATGGCCAGAGTCCCCATAGCCAGAGCCGGCCACTGCTTCCTGGAGGGAGGGGCTCCTCAGCCAGGTCCACCGACTGCAGTGTGCCAAGCCCGGCTCTGGACAAGACCTCCGCAACCACCTCACGCTCTTCAACACCCGCCTCTGTGACAGCCATTGACACCAACGGACTCTGA
- the CBFA2T2 gene encoding protein CBFA2T2 isoform X1, whose translation MVGVPGAAAFQLGPEKRVPAMPGSPVEVKIQSRSSPPTMPPLPPINPGGPRPVSFTPTALSNGINHSPPTLNGAPSPPQRFSNGPASSTSSALTNQQLPATCGARQLSKLKRFLTTLQQFGNDISPEIGEKVRTLVLALVNSTVTIEEFHCKLQEATNFPLRPFVIPFLKANLPLLQRELLHCARAAKQTPSQYLAQHEHLLLNTSIASPADSSELLIEVHGNGKRPSPERREENSFERDTIPPEPPTKRVCTISPAPRHSPALTVPLMNPGGQFHPTPPPLQHYTLEDIATSHLYREPNKMLEHREVRDRHHNLSINGGYQDELVDHRLTEREWADEWKHLDHALNCIMEMVEKTRRSMAVLRRCQESDREELNYWKRRCNENTEMRKTGSDLVSRQHSPGSADSLSNDSQREFSSRPGTGYVPVEFWKKTEEAVNKVKIQAMSEVQKAVAEAEQKAFEVIATERARMEQTIADVKRQAAEDAFLVINEQEESTENCWNCGRKASETCSGCNIARYCGSFCQHKDWERHHRLCGQNLHGQSPHSQSRPLLPGGRGSSARSTDCSVPSPALDKTSATTSRSSTPASVTAIDTNGL comes from the exons ttgGTCCTGAGAAAAGAGTGCCAGCAATGCCTGGGTCGCCTGTGGAAGTGAAGATACAGTCAAGATCCTCACCTCCTACCATGCCACCCCTGCCACCAATAAATCCTGGAGGACCCAGGCCAGTGTCATTTACTCCTACAGCAT TAAGCAATGGCATCAACCATTCTCCTCCTACCCTGAATGGTGCCCCATCACCGCCACAGAGATTCAGCAATGGTCCTGCCTCTTCCACATCATCTGCACTAACAAATCAACAATTGCCAGCCACTTGTGGTGCTCGGCAGCTCAGCAAATTGAAACGCTTCCTTACCACTCTGCAACAGTTCGGCAATGACATCTCACCTGAGATTGGGGAGAAGGTGCGGACTCTTGTTCTAGCACTGGTG aaCTCAACGGTAACAATTGAAGAATTCCATTGCAAGCTTCAAGAGGCTACAAACTTTCCTCTTCGTCCTTTTGTGATTCCATTCCTCAAG GCCAATCTGCCCCTGCTGCAGCGGGAACTGCTGCACTGCGCTCGAGCCGCCAAACAGACCCCATCCCAGTACCTGGCTCAGCACGAACACCTTCTGCTCAACACAAGTATTGCATCGCCTGCTGACTCTTCAGAACTTCTCATAGAAGTTCATGGAAATGGAAAGAGGCCCAGTCCAGAGAG AAGGGAAGAGAACAGTTTTGAAAGAGATACAATTCCTCCTGAGCCTCCCACCAAGAGAGTGTGCACCATCAGCCCTGCTCCTCGACATAGTCCTGCCCTCACTGTACCCCTCATGAATCCTGGGGGCCAGTTCCATCCTACTCCTCCACCTCTTCAACACTACACCTTAGAAGATATTGCAACTTCACATCTGTATCGTGAACCCAACAAGATGCTAGAACATCGTGAAGTTCGTGATAGACACCACAATCTTA GTATAAATGGAGGCTATCAAGATGAGTTGGTAGACCACCGGTTGACCGAAAGGGAGTGGGCAGATGAATGGAAACATCTTGATCAT GCTCTGAATTGCATTATGGAAATGGTAGAGAAGACAAGGCGCTCCATGGCAGTTCTGCGGCGCTGTCAGGAATCTGATCGTGAAGAACTCAACTACTGGAAAAGAAGATGTAACGAAAACACAGAGATGAGGAAGACAGGGAGTGATTTGGTCTCCAGGCAGCACAGTCCCGGGAGTGCAGATTCTCTCAGCAATG ATTCACAGCGAGAATTCAGCAGTAGACCAGGAACAGGATATGTACCTGTGGAGTTTTGGAAAAAAACTG AAGAAGCTGTGAATAAGGTGAAAATTCAGGCCATGTCAGAAGTACAGAAAGCTGTTGCTGAGGCAGAGCAAAAAGCCTTCGAAGTGATTGCAACAGAGAGAGCTCGGATGGAGCAAACTATAGCAGACGTCAAACGGCAGGCGGCAGAGGATGCCTTCCTCGTCATAAATGAGCAAGAAGAGTCAACAGAG AACTGCTGGAACTGTGGCCGTAAAGCCAGTGAGACCTGCAGTGGCTGCAATATTGCACGATACTGTGGGTCTTTCTGCCAGCACAAGGACTGGGAGCGGCACCACCGCCTTTGTGGCCAGAACCTGCATGGCCAGAGTCCCCATAGCCAGAGCCGGCCACTGCTTCCTGGAGGGAGGGGCTCCTCAGCCAGGTCCACCGACTGCAGTGTGCCAAGCCCGGCTCTGGACAAGACCTCCGCAACCACCTCACGCTCTTCAACACCCGCCTCTGTGACAGCCATTGACACCAACGGACTCTGA
- the CBFA2T2 gene encoding protein CBFA2T2 isoform X3, whose translation MPGSPVEVKIQSRSSPPTMPPLPPINPGGPRPVSFTPTALSNGINHSPPTLNGAPSPPQRFSNGPASSTSSALTNQQLPATCGARQLSKLKRFLTTLQQFGNDISPEIGEKVRTLVLALVNSTVTIEEFHCKLQEATNFPLRPFVIPFLKANLPLLQRELLHCARAAKQTPSQYLAQHEHLLLNTSIASPADSSELLIEVHGNGKRPSPERREENSFERDTIPPEPPTKRVCTISPAPRHSPALTVPLMNPGGQFHPTPPPLQHYTLEDIATSHLYREPNKMLEHREVRDRHHNLSINGGYQDELVDHRLTEREWADEWKHLDHALNCIMEMVEKTRRSMAVLRRCQESDREELNYWKRRCNENTEMRKTGSDLVSRQHSPGSADSLSNDSQREFSSRPGTGYVPVEFWKKTEEAVNKVKIQAMSEVQKAVAEAEQKAFEVIATERARMEQTIADVKRQAAEDAFLVINEQEESTENCWNCGRKASETCSGCNIARYCGSFCQHKDWERHHRLCGQNLHGQSPHSQSRPLLPGGRGSSARSTDCSVPSPALDKTSATTSRSSTPASVTAIDTNGL comes from the exons ATGCCTGGGTCGCCTGTGGAAGTGAAGATACAGTCAAGATCCTCACCTCCTACCATGCCACCCCTGCCACCAATAAATCCTGGAGGACCCAGGCCAGTGTCATTTACTCCTACAGCAT TAAGCAATGGCATCAACCATTCTCCTCCTACCCTGAATGGTGCCCCATCACCGCCACAGAGATTCAGCAATGGTCCTGCCTCTTCCACATCATCTGCACTAACAAATCAACAATTGCCAGCCACTTGTGGTGCTCGGCAGCTCAGCAAATTGAAACGCTTCCTTACCACTCTGCAACAGTTCGGCAATGACATCTCACCTGAGATTGGGGAGAAGGTGCGGACTCTTGTTCTAGCACTGGTG aaCTCAACGGTAACAATTGAAGAATTCCATTGCAAGCTTCAAGAGGCTACAAACTTTCCTCTTCGTCCTTTTGTGATTCCATTCCTCAAG GCCAATCTGCCCCTGCTGCAGCGGGAACTGCTGCACTGCGCTCGAGCCGCCAAACAGACCCCATCCCAGTACCTGGCTCAGCACGAACACCTTCTGCTCAACACAAGTATTGCATCGCCTGCTGACTCTTCAGAACTTCTCATAGAAGTTCATGGAAATGGAAAGAGGCCCAGTCCAGAGAG AAGGGAAGAGAACAGTTTTGAAAGAGATACAATTCCTCCTGAGCCTCCCACCAAGAGAGTGTGCACCATCAGCCCTGCTCCTCGACATAGTCCTGCCCTCACTGTACCCCTCATGAATCCTGGGGGCCAGTTCCATCCTACTCCTCCACCTCTTCAACACTACACCTTAGAAGATATTGCAACTTCACATCTGTATCGTGAACCCAACAAGATGCTAGAACATCGTGAAGTTCGTGATAGACACCACAATCTTA GTATAAATGGAGGCTATCAAGATGAGTTGGTAGACCACCGGTTGACCGAAAGGGAGTGGGCAGATGAATGGAAACATCTTGATCAT GCTCTGAATTGCATTATGGAAATGGTAGAGAAGACAAGGCGCTCCATGGCAGTTCTGCGGCGCTGTCAGGAATCTGATCGTGAAGAACTCAACTACTGGAAAAGAAGATGTAACGAAAACACAGAGATGAGGAAGACAGGGAGTGATTTGGTCTCCAGGCAGCACAGTCCCGGGAGTGCAGATTCTCTCAGCAATG ATTCACAGCGAGAATTCAGCAGTAGACCAGGAACAGGATATGTACCTGTGGAGTTTTGGAAAAAAACTG AAGAAGCTGTGAATAAGGTGAAAATTCAGGCCATGTCAGAAGTACAGAAAGCTGTTGCTGAGGCAGAGCAAAAAGCCTTCGAAGTGATTGCAACAGAGAGAGCTCGGATGGAGCAAACTATAGCAGACGTCAAACGGCAGGCGGCAGAGGATGCCTTCCTCGTCATAAATGAGCAAGAAGAGTCAACAGAG AACTGCTGGAACTGTGGCCGTAAAGCCAGTGAGACCTGCAGTGGCTGCAATATTGCACGATACTGTGGGTCTTTCTGCCAGCACAAGGACTGGGAGCGGCACCACCGCCTTTGTGGCCAGAACCTGCATGGCCAGAGTCCCCATAGCCAGAGCCGGCCACTGCTTCCTGGAGGGAGGGGCTCCTCAGCCAGGTCCACCGACTGCAGTGTGCCAAGCCCGGCTCTGGACAAGACCTCCGCAACCACCTCACGCTCTTCAACACCCGCCTCTGTGACAGCCATTGACACCAACGGACTCTGA
- the CBFA2T2 gene encoding protein CBFA2T2 isoform X4, with the protein MPGSPVEVKIQSRSSPPTMPPLPPINPGGPRPVSFTPTALSNGINHSPPTLNGAPSPPQRFSNGPASSTSSALTNQQLPATCGARQLSKLKRFLTTLQQFGNDISPEIGEKVRTLVLALVNSTVTIEEFHCKLQEATNFPLRPFVIPFLKANLPLLQRELLHCARAAKQTPSQYLAQHEHLLLNTSIASPADSSELLIEVHGNGKRPSPERREENSFERDTIPPEPPTKRVCTISPAPRHSPALTVPLMNPGGQFHPTPPPLQHYTLEDIATSHLYREPNKMLEHREVRDRHHNLSINGGYQDELVDHRLTEREWADEWKHLDHALNCIMEMVEKTRRSMAVLRRCQESDREELNYWKRRCNENTEMRKTGSDLVSRQHSPGSADSLSNDSQREFSSRPGTGYVPVEFWKKTEAVNKVKIQAMSEVQKAVAEAEQKAFEVIATERARMEQTIADVKRQAAEDAFLVINEQEESTENCWNCGRKASETCSGCNIARYCGSFCQHKDWERHHRLCGQNLHGQSPHSQSRPLLPGGRGSSARSTDCSVPSPALDKTSATTSRSSTPASVTAIDTNGL; encoded by the exons ATGCCTGGGTCGCCTGTGGAAGTGAAGATACAGTCAAGATCCTCACCTCCTACCATGCCACCCCTGCCACCAATAAATCCTGGAGGACCCAGGCCAGTGTCATTTACTCCTACAGCAT TAAGCAATGGCATCAACCATTCTCCTCCTACCCTGAATGGTGCCCCATCACCGCCACAGAGATTCAGCAATGGTCCTGCCTCTTCCACATCATCTGCACTAACAAATCAACAATTGCCAGCCACTTGTGGTGCTCGGCAGCTCAGCAAATTGAAACGCTTCCTTACCACTCTGCAACAGTTCGGCAATGACATCTCACCTGAGATTGGGGAGAAGGTGCGGACTCTTGTTCTAGCACTGGTG aaCTCAACGGTAACAATTGAAGAATTCCATTGCAAGCTTCAAGAGGCTACAAACTTTCCTCTTCGTCCTTTTGTGATTCCATTCCTCAAG GCCAATCTGCCCCTGCTGCAGCGGGAACTGCTGCACTGCGCTCGAGCCGCCAAACAGACCCCATCCCAGTACCTGGCTCAGCACGAACACCTTCTGCTCAACACAAGTATTGCATCGCCTGCTGACTCTTCAGAACTTCTCATAGAAGTTCATGGAAATGGAAAGAGGCCCAGTCCAGAGAG AAGGGAAGAGAACAGTTTTGAAAGAGATACAATTCCTCCTGAGCCTCCCACCAAGAGAGTGTGCACCATCAGCCCTGCTCCTCGACATAGTCCTGCCCTCACTGTACCCCTCATGAATCCTGGGGGCCAGTTCCATCCTACTCCTCCACCTCTTCAACACTACACCTTAGAAGATATTGCAACTTCACATCTGTATCGTGAACCCAACAAGATGCTAGAACATCGTGAAGTTCGTGATAGACACCACAATCTTA GTATAAATGGAGGCTATCAAGATGAGTTGGTAGACCACCGGTTGACCGAAAGGGAGTGGGCAGATGAATGGAAACATCTTGATCAT GCTCTGAATTGCATTATGGAAATGGTAGAGAAGACAAGGCGCTCCATGGCAGTTCTGCGGCGCTGTCAGGAATCTGATCGTGAAGAACTCAACTACTGGAAAAGAAGATGTAACGAAAACACAGAGATGAGGAAGACAGGGAGTGATTTGGTCTCCAGGCAGCACAGTCCCGGGAGTGCAGATTCTCTCAGCAATG ATTCACAGCGAGAATTCAGCAGTAGACCAGGAACAGGATATGTACCTGTGGAGTTTTGGAAAAAAACTG AAGCTGTGAATAAGGTGAAAATTCAGGCCATGTCAGAAGTACAGAAAGCTGTTGCTGAGGCAGAGCAAAAAGCCTTCGAAGTGATTGCAACAGAGAGAGCTCGGATGGAGCAAACTATAGCAGACGTCAAACGGCAGGCGGCAGAGGATGCCTTCCTCGTCATAAATGAGCAAGAAGAGTCAACAGAG AACTGCTGGAACTGTGGCCGTAAAGCCAGTGAGACCTGCAGTGGCTGCAATATTGCACGATACTGTGGGTCTTTCTGCCAGCACAAGGACTGGGAGCGGCACCACCGCCTTTGTGGCCAGAACCTGCATGGCCAGAGTCCCCATAGCCAGAGCCGGCCACTGCTTCCTGGAGGGAGGGGCTCCTCAGCCAGGTCCACCGACTGCAGTGTGCCAAGCCCGGCTCTGGACAAGACCTCCGCAACCACCTCACGCTCTTCAACACCCGCCTCTGTGACAGCCATTGACACCAACGGACTCTGA